A region from the Pelobates fuscus isolate aPelFus1 chromosome 3, aPelFus1.pri, whole genome shotgun sequence genome encodes:
- the CRABP1 gene encoding cellular retinoic acid-binding protein 1, protein MPDFAGIWKMKSSENFDELLKALGVNAMLRKVAVAAASKPHVEIRQNGDQFYIKTSTTVRTTEINFTVGEEFDEETVDGRKCRSLPVWEKENKIYCKQSLVEGTGPRTYWTRELQGDELILTFGADDVVCTRIYMRA, encoded by the exons ATGCCAGATTTCGCAGGAATTTGGAAAATGAAAAGCAGTGAGAATTTTGATGAACTTCTGAAAGCTCTCG GGGTTAATGCAATGCTCAGGAAAGTGGCTGTAGCTGCTGCCTCTAAGCCTCATGTTGAAATCCGTCAGAATGGAGACCAGTTCTACATTAAGACGTCTACCACGGTCAGGACTACGGAAATAAATTTCACAGTGGGGGAGGAATTTGATGAAGAAACTGTGGACGGCAGGAAATGCAGG AGTTTGCCTGTTTGGGAGAAGGAAAATAAAATCTACTGTAAGCAATCTCTTGTGGAAGGAACCGGCCCCAGAACATACTGGACCCGAGAACTGCAGGGAGATGAGCTGATCCTG acattTGGAGCTGATGACGTGGTCTGTACGAGAATATACATGAGGGCGTGA